In the genome of Natronomonas salina, the window CCGCCGAGCCCGTGCCGAAGCGCTGGGACGCCTGCCCCGACTGCGAGAGCTCCGACTTCGGGTTCCCCGAGGAGTGACGGCCCGCGTCCACCGCCGTATTCTACCGAACCGATCCGACGACGCGTAGCGACGCGACCGCAGGCACGGCTCGCGGTTGATTCAAGCGTCTCCACCACGTCGGCACTGGTATGTGTGGCCGGAACTCGCTGTTCGCGCCGCAGGCGGACCTGGAGGAGCGCTTCGACGCGACGGCACGGCACCCCGTCCGCCCGCGGTACAACATCGCTCCCGGCGAGGACCTCGCGGTCGTCCGGAACGACGACCCCGGCGTCATCGACCGACTGGAGTGGGGGCTGCTCCCCGGGTGGGCCGACGACCCCGCGGACGCCCCGCGGCCGATCAACGCCCGCGCGGAGACGGTCGCCGAGAAGGCGCCGTTCCGCGACGCCTTCGAGGAGCGCAGATGTCTCGTCCTCTCCAGCGGCTTCTACGAGTGGCAGGAACGGACGGGCGCCGCCAAACAGCCCTACCGCATCTGCCTCGAGGACGACGAACTGTTCGCGTTCGCGGGTCTCTGGGAGCACTGGGAGGGCGACGGTTCGTCCCTGGAGACGGTCACCATCCTGACGACCGACGCCAGCGAGCGGATGGCGCCGATCCACGACCGGATGCCCGTGATGCTGGACCCCGACGAGGAGGCGACGTGGCTCGCGGGCGACGAGCCCAGGTCGGTGCTCGACCCCTACGACGGCGACGACCTGCGGACCTACCCCGTCTCGCAGACCGTCAACAACCCGGAGAACGACTCGCCGTCGGTCATCGAACCCGTCGACGTCGGCGAACAGACGGGCCTCGACGAGTTCGCCGGGTGAACGCAGCGGCAGGTCGTCACGGCCGTCGACCCGGGTGCGGTGACCCGGAGGAGACTGGCGAGCGAGGGCGACCACTTTAAACAGCCTGGGAGGACAGGTAGCAGACCTATTGGGATACCGCCGCAGGTTGAACCGTGACCGATGGTAACCGATGACGATACCCACGCGGGGACGGGCGAACGCGACGCGGCGGCCGTCGACGCCGTCGTCGTCGGCGCGGGCTTCTCGGGACTCTACATGCTCCACCGGCTCCGGGAGCAGGGGCTCTCGGTCCGCGTCTACGAGAAGGCCGACGACGTCGGCGGGACGTGGTACTGGAACCGCTACCCGGGCGCCCGCTGCGACAGCGAGAGCCACATCTACTGTTACTCGTTCGACGACGAACTGCTCGAGTCCTGGGAGTGGAGCGAGCGGTACCCCGAGCAACCGGAGATCCTCGAGTACCTCCGGTTCGCCGCCGACCACCTGGACCTGCGTCGCGACATCGAGTTCGAGACGGCCGTGACCGAGGCGGCCTACGACGACGACACCGCGACCTGGACGATCGGCACCGACGACGGGGAGCGCGTGACCAGCCGGTTCTTCATCAGCGCCGTCGGCTGCCTCTCGGAGCCGTTCCGGCCGGACTTCGACGGCCTCGAGCGCTTCGAGGGTGAGTGGTACCACACGGCCCGGTGGCCCCACGACGGCGTCGACCTCGACGGCGAGCGCGTCGGCGTCGTCGGCACCGGCTCGACCGGCATCCAGCTCATCCCGGAGGTCGCCGACCGCGCCGGCCACCTCACGGTCTTCCAGCGGACGCCGAACTACGCCGTCCCGGCGCGGAACCGCCCGCTCGACGACGAGGAGTACGCGGAGATCCGCGAGAACTACGACGAGATCTGGACGAAGGCGCGCAACTCCCGGCTGGGGATGCCGTTCGACACCGAGGAGAACTCCGCGCGGACGCTCGACGACGACGAGATCGAGGCGCTACTGGAGAAGCGCTGGCAGCAGGGCGGCTTCCGGTTCCTCCACACGTTCCAGCCCGGCCACGTCCTCTCGGACGCCGATACGAACGAGACGATCTCGGAGTTCATCCGCTCGAAGATCCGCGAGCGGGTCGACGACCCCGAGACCGCCGAGACGCTCGCCCCGACCGACCACCCCTACGGCTCGAAGCGCCCGCCGATGGACTACGGCGGCTACTACGAGACGTACAACCGCGACGACGTCCGGCTCGTCGACGTCGACGCGAACCCGATAACCGAGTTCACCCCGGACGGCGTCCGGACGGCTGACGACCACTACGACCTCGACGTCTTCGTCTTCGCCACCGGCTTCGACGCGATGACCGGCGCGCTGCTGGCGTTCGACGTCACCGGCCGCGACGGCCTGTCGCTGGCCGAGAAGTGGGCCGACGGGCCGAAGACCTACCTCGGCCTCGGGGTCCACGGCTTCCCCAACATGTTCACCATCACCGGGCCGCAGAGCCCCTCCGTCCTCACGAACATGCCGATGTCCATCGAACAGCACGTCGAGTGGATCGCCGACTGCATCGCCTACATGGACGAGCGCGGCTACCGGACCATCGAACCCACCGAGGAGTCCGAATCGCAGTGGGTCTCCCAGACCAACATGCTCGCCGACAACATGCTGTTCTCGGAGGCCGAGTCGTGGTACCGCGGCGAGAACGTTCCCGGCAAGCCGAACATCTTCACGCCGTTCCCCGGCGGCCTCGAGATGTACCGCGACATCTGCGACCGCGTCGCCGAGGACGACTACGACGGGTTCGAACTGACCGGCGCCGCGGAGACTCCCCCGGCCGAGCAGTAGCGGGCTTCAAATCGAAACTGCTGCTGATTTTTCCTCTGGGGCGAGGACGGCGGACCCTCAAGTTCAGGTAGCGGGACGATGCTGGTTCTCCGTCGTGCTCGTCGGCGGTTCGTCCAGGAGTCGGCGCGCGAGTCGCGCAGCGGCGGATCCGTCGGGGTGGTCGACGAAGCGGTCGCGCACGCGGGCGCGGTCGGCGGCGTACTCGTCGGTGCCGTCGATGGCCTCCAGGAGCGCGCCCTGGAACGCCGCGAAGTCGGTGGGGGTCGGACCCGGGGTGACCTCGCCGTAGTCGAACTCGAAGCCGGGGTGGTCCCGGTAGCTGGGGAGGTCGTAGGGGTAGAACACGACCGGGTCGTCGGTGACGAGGAAGTCGACGTAGATCGACGAGTAGTCGGTGACCAGGGCGTCGACGTGCTCCAAGAGCGGGTACGGGTCGGTGTCCGCGGGGAGTTCGACGACGTGCTCGAGTTCGTCGAGGTCGACGGCGAGCCGTTCCCGGGGGTGGAGCTTGACGATGAGGTACGCGTCGCGGGCCGCGAACGACTCGTCGAGGGCCCGGAAGTCGACGGCGTCGTCGAGCGGGACGCCGCCGTGGTCGACGTCGTCGCTCCACTCTCGCCACGTCGGCATGTAGAACGCGACGGGGTGGTCGCGGCCGAGGTCGCGGACGCGCCGGAGGACCGCGTCGTCGACCCCGAGGTCGGCGTCTTCGACCTCACCGCGGAGGACGTCGTTCCGGGGATAGCCGACGGGAAGGACCGACTCCTCGGGCTGCCTGTACGCCTCCTGGACGACGGGGCCCACCGCCTCCCCCGTCGTGACGTGGTACGCCCAGTTCGAGCCCGTGAGCCGGAAGAAGAACCGCCCGACGAGGGACCACTCGCGGTCGAGGTGGTCGCCGACCGTCTTGATGGGGACGCCGTGCCAGAGCTGGACGACGTCGGCGCCGCCGGTCGCCCACCACGTCACGTCCGCGGGTCCGTGGGACACGAAGACGTACTCGGCGAGGAGCGTGTGCAGGAGGCCGCGGGCACTTCCGGCGTCGTAGGCCTCGTAGCCGGCCTCGCGCAGCGTCTCGACGACGTCGCCGTCCGTCGAGAGCCAGATAGCGCGGACGTCGTCCCGCTCGGTCGCCGCGTGGAGGAACGCGTACTTCGGGTTGCCGACGAAGCGATCCCCGCCGTCGGCGCCGTAGACCCAGCGTCCCGCTCGGGAGGGGGCGAGCGACGAGGCGCCGTACGCCGCGAGGGTGCAGAGGCGGGTGAGGATCGTCGTCGCGACCGCGAGTGCCCGATTACGGGCCATCCTACTGGAGGGCGGTGCCCGATTCGACCTCGGCGAGGTGCTCGGGCGTGTTGATCTCGTGGCGTTCGTCGGCCGGCACCGTCACGCGCTTCGAGGGGGTCTCGGTGAACACGATGGGGAACCAGTCGTCGGGGTTCTCCTGGAGGGTCTCGAGGGCCACGGGGACGTTGTCGTTGTGGAGGACGAACAGGCCGACCTCCTGGTGGCCCGCGATCGCCCCGTAGTCCGTGATGACACCCTCGTCGTCGTACCGGACCGCGGTCATCTCGTCCTGGACGCCCTCGATGCAGCCGACGGCGTTGTACCCCTCGTGGCGGTACCGGGCCCGGAAGCGCTGGACGATCTTCCCCAGCGCGTCCGCCGAGAACAGGACGTCCCCGCAGACCACGAGGACGTGCTCGTCGCACCCCTCGGCCTCGAAGGCCCGGAGCGCCCGCTCCAGGGAGGCCGCGTTCTCGACGTCCTGCCAGTTCTCGAGGTAGAGCCCCCGGGAGTCGACGTCGGTCCCGAGGTCGACGGCCTCGTCGATCTGGCCGTTCGCGTCCTCGAAGCCGTGCCCGAGGACGACCGTGACGTCGTCAGTGTACTCGTCGATGACGTTGCGCTGGTACTCGTAGAGGGTCTTGCCGTTGAGTTGGAGGAAGAGCTTCGGCTTGTTCGCCGTGCGGGGACCGAGGCGGCTTCCTCGTCCGGCAGCGGGGATGACAGTACGCATGCGAATATATCTGACCCCACACGACTACAATAATATATATCTGCTATCCCTATTTTCTATTTCCTTATGCACCCACTAGAAAGACTCAGCAGGCCGTACAGACCCGATTCCTCCGGTGTCTAGATTCGTGGCAGTTAGACGACACCTGAGAGACCAGCCAGCGGTTCGTTCACCCGATAGTGCAACGAAATGATAGGTAGTTCGTCCATATCGCCTAGTATAGATAGCTAATCCCACCTTCCTGGTGGGATTCTCACAGCCAGCCAGCGTGTCGCTACGACGGATTTCCCCGGTGGCGGTCTGTCACCAGTATAGAGACCAAATCATCGTCTCTCTAACCATATCTAATCGTTTAACTATCGTGTACAAATCCATAACGATATAGGAGATAGTCGAAACGCGGGCATGGGCCACAGGTTCCGCAGCTGCACCAGGGGAGGCACGACAGGGACACTCGCGATCGCCCTTCGGGGTTTTTACGATAGCGCTCGCGGTCGGGGTGCTCGGTACCGGACTCATCGGGGTCTTCGGCGACGAGGCGCCGATGTCCGCGACCGGCGACCAGACGACGCCGACGCCAACCGATTCCAACGAGTCTCTGGAGGCATCGACGCAGACGCCGACGGAGACACCAACTGCTGCAGATCAGGACAAGGAGAAGGAGACACCGACTCCGACGGTCTGTGAGCAAGAAAAGGAGAAGGACACACCGACGCCAACACCGTCGGACCAGGACAAAGATAAGGACACGCCGACGCCAACGCAGTCAGACCAGGACAAAGAAAAGGATACACCGACACCAACACCGTCTGGCACCCCAACCGAGACTCCGGCCGAGACTCAGACACCGACAGATACGCCGACAGAAACACCGACAGATACCCCAACGGAGACACCAACCGAGACGCCGACAGATACGCCAACAGAAACGCCAACTGAGACACCGACCGAGACGCCCCCAGGAACACCGGCCGACACACCGACTGACACCCCCACTGAAACGCCCACAGAAACACCGACGGCAACACCAACTGACACACCAGCCGAGACGCCCGATAAGCGTGGCGCGATCAGCTACGTTCTCCTCTGTACGAACGACGACGGTGCTGAACGAATCGGTTCCGGAGGGGCGGGCGCCGACCAGTGTCCCGACGGCGAGCCGTTCGTCAGGTATGAGCGGAAGGGGAACTCGTTCGCTGCGGAGGACGACCCCCAGGGGACGACCGTGACCGCGACCGAGTTCAAAGACGACGAGGACGAACCGGTCACCGCCGTCTGGACCTCCGAGACCTACAACGTCACCGGCGTCGTCGTGGGCGCCGGCGGCGACATGTGCACGTACGACTACTCGCCCGATGGTACCTTCCCACAGGAGGACACTGTCGAGACCTGCGACGGCCCGGCCGGTAACAGCGGGGCCGCCTCGCTCGGGATGACCGACACGGTCGTTTCCCTATTGACGGGCGCCGCCGACCGGATTTCCTCGCTGCTCCCGCTGCAGGCCGGCGGGTCGGTCGTCCCGCTGGCGCTCCTGCTGTCCGGCACGGCGATCGGCTGGCGACGAGGACGGTGACCACGGCGTAAGGGGCCACCGCGTCGAGACCTCGATCTGGCGTGAACTGAGAGTTTCTAGAAAGAGGGCTTGTATCCGCTGATGCCCTTGGCTCACAATCGTGCAGCTTGTGGATGGGCCCTGCCGGATTTGAACCAGCGATCGCCCGGTGTCCCATTCCGCGGGGACAACCCCCGATTATTACTGTCGGAAATATGAGCCGGGTGCTGTAAGACCAGACTGAGCTAAGGGCCCTTCTACCTGGGAATATCCACTGCCCCCTCTTTAGTTTGCCGGGAGAACTATGCCGACAGTACGTCCCTCTCCCGTAGTTCAGCTTCCAACTCAGCAGGTGTCGTCACGACCGCGTAGTCCATGCTTCGGAACGCGTAGTAGCCGAGTTTCTGTGTGAAGGACCGTTCGTTTGGTCGTCCATCTTCAACGTAGCCATCGACTTCGATCCACAGGTCAATGCTCGGAACGTGGAAGTCGCAAGTCCAGAGGGTCACACCCAATCGTACATGGGTCTCATAGTCGTATCCGAGATCGTCCAAATATCGTGCGATAGCCAGTTCATGGCGACTGTCGAGGTTGTTGCCGTTCGGACCGAGGCACTGTTCGCCATGTCGTTGGCCACAGTCAATACCGGCAGCCTCACATGCCTCAGCCCAAGACCCGAGGTGCTTCTTCACAGTACTCGTGGCGAACTCGCCGTAATCGTCATATTCGCGCATGGTTAGATTCTCACCCGCCGTCTTTTTGTTGACCCGTCGTAGGTCCGCGAGCATCTCGTCATGATTGTTGGAGTCGTACTCGCCAACTTGGAGCTCGTTCGATTCGAGTCCAGCATCCGCCAGTACGGTCGCCCAGTCCTCCTCGATGATATCGTACATTCGACTCAGACACGGTAATCGGTCGTCTGCTTCCGCATCTCTCGTCGTCGGCGCCTCACCGAGTTCCTCGGCCAACTGCGCGACATCGTCCACCAGTTCCTCGTAGGTGTATTCATCGTACTCCGACTCCGTATGCTGATTGCCGTAGAATTTACCCATCGTGGCTCACCCCTCTTTGCCCGCGTCTTCTGCAATCAATGCTCGTCTGTGACCGCGTATCTCGAGGCACCGCACCCATCGGGGTGCCCCACAGAACCCACCGTGGCGTAGCACGTCCGGAGAGGGACAGTTCCGGCCCACGGATCAAGCAATTCACTCTCCAGACTCGGATTCAGGTCCGCAAGTAACGGTGACACCGGCGTGTGAATTCGAGTATCAATCCAGTAAGCAGGGTATAGGAGGAGATTCGATTGTCGGCATAGAAGCCACCGAGATGGGTGAGAGCGGGACTTCAGCATCGGTCCTGGTGGCCACCATCGACACCGGAACAGTCGGCGAAATCAAAACCGCAGGACGGCAACCGATTATGGGATTTTCGTGGGTATAGCGAACCGCGAACGATAGCCCGAGAGGTGGAGATTCCACGGATAGCAGGCCTCTAGTCACGGTTCTGTGATTCACCTAGTTGCGCGATATTTTCCTAGCCGCGGTTCGCGAGGCGACAGTGACCATTCTTCCGGATACCCGCCCGATTATGGAAGTCGTATAGAACGCCCCTATACCTGTAATTCGACGGTAATACCACCGTACCCGGTTATGGAATCGGAGCGCAGTTCGGCGTGGCAGCGATCGGGACCTCGTTCGGAGGAACGGAGAATCGGCGCGGGTACGGAGACTCGATCGCGACACCAAGACCCAAACCGCTCCCGGCCGACCACCCACTATGTTCAGGTTCGACTACCAGCCGGGGACGATCCGGTACGGGGCGGACTGCGTCGCCGACCTCGGCGAGGAGCTCGATACCCTCGGCGCCAAGCGCGCGCTCGTGATCACCGGCCGGACCGTCGGAGAGACCGACGCGGTGATGGACCCGCTCCGCAAGGGACTGGGCGACCGCCTCGTGGAGACCTTCGCGGAGACGACCCCCGAGAAGCGGATTTCGACGGCATTCCGGGCCGCGGCGCTGGCCGACGAGGTCGACGCCGACGCGCTGGTGGCGGTCGGCGGCGGGAGCAGCCTCGATATCGCCAAGGTCGCCGCCGCCATCGCGGCATCGGACGACTCCCGGAGCGAGATCCGCGAGACGTTCGAGGAGACCAGCTCCGTGGATGTCCCCGACGGCGAGTTACGGCCGGTCGTGGCGGTGCCGACGACGCTCGCCGGCGCGGACCTCTCGATGATCGGCGGCGTCACCGCGACGGAGGACGGCGACCTCGTCCGCGGCGGCGCCTACGACGAGCGGCTGCTGCCCGCCGCGCTGTTCTACGACCCGGAGCTGTTCCGGACGACGCCGCACGGCGTGCTCTGCGCGTCGGCGATGAACGGCTTCGACAAGGCCGTCGAGACGCTGTACGCCAGCACCGCGACGCCGATCACCGACGGGACGGCGGTCCGGGCGCTCCGGCTGCTCTCGCGGGGGTTGCCGGCGCTCGGCGACGGCAACCGGAGCGACGAGACGATGCACGACGCGGTCGTCGGGACGATCCTCGCACAGTATGGCTGCTCGCGGACCGACGGCCTGACGCTGTCGCTGATCCACGCCTTCGGCCACGGCATCGCCCGCGGGTACGACGTCCAGCAGGGCGGCGCCCACGGCATCATCGCGCCGCACGCCCTCCGGTACCTCTTCTCGGAGGTCGACGGCAGCCGGGCGTTGCTGGCGGAGGGCTTCGGGGTCGCTCCGGGGACGCCGGAGGAGACCGCCGATGCCGTCGTCCGCGAGGTCGAGCGCGTCCGCGACGCCCTCGGGTTGCCGACGCGGCTCCGCGAGATCGACGACATGGCCGAGTCGGACCTGCCCGACGTCGCCGAGGACGTCCACGGCGACGGCCTGATGCCGTACTGCCCGGAAGGACTGGACCCCTCGGTCGGCGACATCGAGGGCGTGCTTCGGGACGCGTGGTAGCCAGATAGTATACAAACGGGCGGCGGCAACGGGTGGTATGGCTGTGAGACGGCGGGAACTGCTGGCCGGCGCGGCGGTCGCGCTGGCGGGCTGTGCGGACGCCCGCGAGTTCGTCGAGGACAACGCGCCGCTCGGCCACCCGCTCGCCGGCGAGACGACGGTCGCGGTGGTGAACCGGAGCCGGGCCACCCACGACCTCGCGGCGCTGACCGACGAGGCGCTGGCCTTCTGGAACGAGAGCGCCCCGCGGTACGCCGGCTTCGAGGTGGCGTTCGACCGGGTCGACCGCGACGCGTCGCCGGACGTCGAGATCGAGTTCCTGAACGACCGCTCGGAGCTGGACGGCTGCCAGGAGCACAGCTCCGAGAACGTCCTCGGCTGCGCGCCGCTCATCCGCGAGCACAACCGCATCGACCGGCCCGCGGTCGCCGAGGTCGTCGCCACCGACCGCCCCTACGGGGAGGTGCTGGCGACGACCCAGCACGAACTCGGCCACATGCTCGGCCTCGGCCACGCCGACGAGCCGGCGTACATCATGTCCAACCGCATCCAGGACCGCCTCCCGGAGTACGAGACCCGGGTCGCGGTGCTGGAGGCCTTCCAGGCCGGCTGGGACGCCCGCAACGAGGGCACCCGGACCTACAACGAGGGCATCCAGTACTGGAACGACGGCGACTACGAGCAGGCCGTCGAGCCGTTCGCCCGCGCCGCGGACCACTACCGCTCGATCCACGACCACGTGGCGACCGCCGAAGACGCGGCCACCGCATTCGAGGGGATGGACCGGCCGGAGACGGTGGACCGCGCGCGCCTCGCCGACTACTTCGAGACGACGCGGACGCTGACCGACATGCTGGTCCAGGTCGCCGAGGACATGCGGGCGGCCGCCGAGGCGCGGGCCGACGGCAACATCGTACGCGCACGCGGGAAACAGGAGTCGGCCAACGAGACCCTCGAGGACGTCCAGTCGCGTGACGCACCCACCCCCGCCGACGTCGGGCGGGCGCTGGGGCTGGTCCGCGAGCAACCCGACGTCACGCCGGCCGAACCCAGCGGGAGCTGAGCCAGAGGACTCGGGTCGAAGGATCGTCGCGAGAAGTGGGCGGACGGCGCCGGCGGCCGAGATGGTGCACGCTACGCGTTGAGCGGTGCCTCGAACTCGGGGTCGGCCCGCAGGATCTCCGTCAGGCGGGGTGCCACGCTCTGGAGGTCCGCCGTCGGCTCCACCAACTCCCGGTCGTCGTCGTACTCGACGAGGCCTGCCGCCACCAACTTCGGGACGTGGACGTGGTGAAGCTCGATCCGGATTCGCGTCATCGTCTCGCCGGAGACCTCCTGGAGCGGCGCGTGGTGGTTGTACTCGACGATCGCCTCCGAGAGGTCCCGCATCGTCAGCGCCCGCCGTTCGTCGAGGAGCGTCCCGAGGACGATCCGTCTGTGTTCGTCCCGACAGAGGGCGAGTAGGGTGTCGAAATCTATCTGGGTCCCAACCATACCGGGAAGTAGGCTCCAAGACGGTTGCCGGCTGTTGTTGACTATACAATCCATTTATAAGTAGGGTTATCGGCTCGCGGACGACTCCGCGAGTGTGCTGGCGATGATCGTCTCGATTCCGCGCCGGAGACGGGACGCCACGGCCTGCTGTGAGACGCCGAGTTCCTCGCCCAGTTCGGCCATCGTCACGTCCCGCGGCGTGTTGAAGTAGCCCCGCTCGTAGGCGAGCTGGAGCGTCGCCTGCTGGGTATCGGTGAGTGCGGCCTCGGTCGCCGACTCGATGGGCGTCAGCGCGTGCAGTTTGGTGAGCGTAATCGGGATATCGAGCTCCCGGCAGCGCTGCTGGAAGGCCGCGATGTTCCGGCGGTTCTCACCCCGGATGTCGAAGGTCCACTGCCGGTTCGTGCCGACGGCCTCGATGAGCGCGACATCCGTCTCCGTCAGCGTCGTGAGGACGTCGTCGTAGTCCAGCGCCCACTCGACGCGGAGCAGATGCTCGCCGTCGACGGAGTCGACGAACTGGATGGCCTTCACGCCCGGGTGCTCCGAGAACGCCCCCTCGACGTCGTCGACCTCCGTCCCCCGGACCCAGAAGTAGGGGATCACCACGTCCCGCGCGGGGATGATCCGCTCGAGCTCGACGGTCACGCCGGGTAGCTGTTCGAATATCGTCCCCAGTGGGAACTGGTCGGACGGGACCGTGAAGGTCGCCTCGGTGGCCATGACGCGACCGTCGGGAGCCGACGGGAAAGGACTGCTGGCACAGCGACCCGCGGTCGGTCTCGAGGTAGGAGAGAGACGGGCCGGACGACGCTGCCGCTGGCGGGTGTGGGTTCTCCGCATCGAAAGGGTGGACGGTCTCCACCCAGCACGGCTGGGGGCGAACCCCAGGGTAGCCTACTGCCGGCTGCCCCTTAGTTAACGTCCAACCAAACCCATCTCTCTCGAACCAGTCCCCGTATTCGGAGCTTACCGGCGAGCGGGGAGACGATTCACGCCCGGTAGGACGAACACAGCTCTCGCTGTCCGGGGTGACTCTCGGAAGAAGTACGCCGCCGCCAGGGCTCGAACCTGGGACAACCTCGTGTCTGCGGTCCACAGAGAACTGTGAGACCTTAACAGCGAGGTGCTCTACCAGCTGAGCTACGGCGGCCCACTGCACTCATGCCTAACCGGAATTGGTTCATATGACTTTCGCTTTCGCCCCTCCGCTGTCCGTTGGTCCCACACCCCCGGACGGCCGCCGTCACCTGCCGCCACGCACCGACATGCTTTACCAGTCGACGGCGCAACCGCGAGTATGTCGTTCGAGTCGGTCGAAAAGGAGGTTCGCGACCGGGTCGTCCCCGACCCCGCGGAGGTCGCCGACTTGGAGTCGGTCGTCGCCGACCTCACCGACCGCGCCGAGGCGGCCGTCGCGGACCTGCCCGTCAACGCCGACGTGCTGCTCGTCGGGTCGACCGCCCGCGGCACCTGGCTCGTGGGCGACCGCGACGTGGACCTCTTCGTCCGGTTCCCGACCGACCTCGCCCGCGAGGAACTGGAGCGCTACGGGCTCGAGGTCGGCCACGCGGTCCTCCCGGAGGGCCACGAGGAGTTCGCCGAACACCCCTATGTGAAGGGGGAGTACCGCGGCTTCGACGTCGACTGCGTCCCCTGCTACGCCGTCGAGGACGCGACGGAGATCCGCTCTGCGGTCGACCGAACGCCGTTCCACACCGACTACCTCGAGGGCCGTATCGAGCCGCTGGCCGACGACGTCCGGCTGGCGAAGGCGTTCCTCTCGGGCATCGGCGCCTACGGCAGCGACCTCCGGACGAAGGGGTTCTCGGGCTTCCTGACCGAACTGCTCGTCCTCGAGTACGGGGGGTTCCGGGAGTTCGTCGAGGCCGTCGCGGACTGGCAGCCGCCCGTGAGGTTCGACCCCGAGGACCACGGTCAGGAGTCCTTCAGCGACCCCCTGGTCGTGATCGACCCGACCGACCCGGAGCGCAACGTCGCGGCAGTCTGCTCGGCCCGCAACGTCGGTCGGGTGGTCCACTACGCCCGCGAACTGCTGGCGGACCCCCGCGTCGAACTCTTCGAGCCGCGCGACCCGGACCCGATGTCCGCCGAGGCGGTCCGGGAGGCGGTCGCGGCCCGCGAAACGACGCCCGTCGCGGTGCGCTTCGAGACGCCCGACGTCGTCGAGGACCAGCTGTACCCCCAGCTCGAGAAGTCGCTGGCGGGCGTCGAGGGCGCGCTCGAGCGCGCCGGGTTCGACCCGCTGCGGAGCGCCGCTTTCGCCGACGAGACGGCCGTGCTGTTCGTCGAGTGCGCCGTCGCCGAACTGCCCGCGGTCGAGCGCCACCGCGGGCCGCCCGTCGGCGTCCGCGAGCACGCAGAGGGGTTCTTCGAGTCCTACGCCGACGCCGGGGACGCCGTCGGACCGTTCGTCGACGACGAGGGGCACTACGTCGTCGAGCGGCCCCGCGACGCCCGGACGCCCGGCGAACTCGTCGAGGCGAAGCTGTTCGACGTCTCGCTCGGCCCGCACGTCGAATCCGCCCTGGAGGCCGACCGCGAGGTCCTGGTCGGCGAGGCGATCGGGAAGCTGGCCGACGAGTTCGGCAGCGAGCTGGCCGCGTACTTCGATCCGCGACCGTGACGGCGGCGCCTAGCACCTGGTTATCGAGAACGTGTCGGGAGGTCGACGCCTTATCCGCGTGGAACCCCTACGGTGGGTAGATGCCGACGATACCTATCGAAGACGGGACGCTGTGGTACGACGAGCAGGGGAGCGGGCCGCCGATGGTCTGTATCCACGGGGGCTGGCAGGACGCCGACGCCTGGGAGGCCCAGGTCGAGCGCTTCGCCGACGACTACCGCGTGATCCGGTTCGACATCCGGGGTCACGGCCGGACCGGCGCGACGGGGATGCGGCGGTACTCCATCGACCAGTTCGCCGACGACCTCGAGGTGCTGTTGGACCACCTCGACGTCGAGCGGCCGATCCTCAACGGGATCTCCATCGGCGGGATGATCATCCAGACGTACCTGGAGCGGCACCCAGACGCGGCCCGGGGCGCCGTCATCGGCGGGCCGGTGCAGTCGATGCCGCCGGTCGACATCCCGCCGCAGGTCAAGCCGTTCATGTCGCCGCTGCCGGCCGTCTCCGCGATAGTCAC includes:
- a CDS encoding SOS response-associated peptidase; protein product: MCGRNSLFAPQADLEERFDATARHPVRPRYNIAPGEDLAVVRNDDPGVIDRLEWGLLPGWADDPADAPRPINARAETVAEKAPFRDAFEERRCLVLSSGFYEWQERTGAAKQPYRICLEDDELFAFAGLWEHWEGDGSSLETVTILTTDASERMAPIHDRMPVMLDPDEEATWLAGDEPRSVLDPYDGDDLRTYPVSQTVNNPENDSPSVIEPVDVGEQTGLDEFAG
- a CDS encoding flavin-containing monooxygenase; this translates as MVTDDDTHAGTGERDAAAVDAVVVGAGFSGLYMLHRLREQGLSVRVYEKADDVGGTWYWNRYPGARCDSESHIYCYSFDDELLESWEWSERYPEQPEILEYLRFAADHLDLRRDIEFETAVTEAAYDDDTATWTIGTDDGERVTSRFFISAVGCLSEPFRPDFDGLERFEGEWYHTARWPHDGVDLDGERVGVVGTGSTGIQLIPEVADRAGHLTVFQRTPNYAVPARNRPLDDEEYAEIRENYDEIWTKARNSRLGMPFDTEENSARTLDDDEIEALLEKRWQQGGFRFLHTFQPGHVLSDADTNETISEFIRSKIRERVDDPETAETLAPTDHPYGSKRPPMDYGGYYETYNRDDVRLVDVDANPITEFTPDGVRTADDHYDLDVFVFATGFDAMTGALLAFDVTGRDGLSLAEKWADGPKTYLGLGVHGFPNMFTITGPQSPSVLTNMPMSIEQHVEWIADCIAYMDERGYRTIEPTEESESQWVSQTNMLADNMLFSEAESWYRGENVPGKPNIFTPFPGGLEMYRDICDRVAEDDYDGFELTGAAETPPAEQ
- a CDS encoding CDP-glycerol glycerophosphotransferase family protein, with translation MARNRALAVATTILTRLCTLAAYGASSLAPSRAGRWVYGADGGDRFVGNPKYAFLHAATERDDVRAIWLSTDGDVVETLREAGYEAYDAGSARGLLHTLLAEYVFVSHGPADVTWWATGGADVVQLWHGVPIKTVGDHLDREWSLVGRFFFRLTGSNWAYHVTTGEAVGPVVQEAYRQPEESVLPVGYPRNDVLRGEVEDADLGVDDAVLRRVRDLGRDHPVAFYMPTWREWSDDVDHGGVPLDDAVDFRALDESFAARDAYLIVKLHPRERLAVDLDELEHVVELPADTDPYPLLEHVDALVTDYSSIYVDFLVTDDPVVFYPYDLPSYRDHPGFEFDYGEVTPGPTPTDFAAFQGALLEAIDGTDEYAADRARVRDRFVDHPDGSAAARLARRLLDEPPTSTTENQHRPAT
- a CDS encoding NTP transferase domain-containing protein; the protein is MRTVIPAAGRGSRLGPRTANKPKLFLQLNGKTLYEYQRNVIDEYTDDVTVVLGHGFEDANGQIDEAVDLGTDVDSRGLYLENWQDVENAASLERALRAFEAEGCDEHVLVVCGDVLFSADALGKIVQRFRARYRHEGYNAVGCIEGVQDEMTAVRYDDEGVITDYGAIAGHQEVGLFVLHNDNVPVALETLQENPDDWFPIVFTETPSKRVTVPADERHEINTPEHLAEVESGTALQ
- a CDS encoding homing endonuclease associated repeat-containing protein; this translates as MGKFYGNQHTESEYDEYTYEELVDDVAQLAEELGEAPTTRDAEADDRLPCLSRMYDIIEEDWATVLADAGLESNELQVGEYDSNNHDEMLADLRRVNKKTAGENLTMREYDDYGEFATSTVKKHLGSWAEACEAAGIDCGQRHGEQCLGPNGNNLDSRHELAIARYLDDLGYDYETHVRLGVTLWTCDFHVPSIDLWIEVDGYVEDGRPNERSFTQKLGYYAFRSMDYAVVTTPAELEAELRERDVLSA